DNA sequence from the Aptenodytes patagonicus chromosome 13, bAptPat1.pri.cur, whole genome shotgun sequence genome:
GAAAGCGACAAGAAACCTCCCGCCACCACGGAGCCCGGCTTCTCCCCGGTGACCcaaataaaaaggggggggggggggcggggggggcaagCACACGAGCACACggcccccctgcacaccccaTGGCAGGTTGTGGATCTCTCGAGGGGTTTTCTTTAGTAGCGTTTGCTGTGGGCGAGAGATGTCCCAGTGGCTGCCAGTGGCCTGCGTGTGGGTGACGCTGCCCCAGCCGTTGGCGCGGAGCTGAGCCAGGACTCCCTGGGCTCGTCCCCAGCTCGAGCACAGGTTAACGTCCCCAGCTCGAGGGGGCTCGAGTGGGCCTGAGGGTGCAGAGGGACCGGTAGGGCTGTGCGCCCACGGCTCTGCCACCGTCACGTGCACGCACGGGGTGCTCTGCGTGGTCCCCGGTGAGCCCCACGTTGCACCGGCGTGCCCTGTGCCATGCAGGGGATCCCCATATTGCACAGGGGTGCCTGCTGTGCCGCCACGTGGAAGCCAgtgaggctgggggggggggggaggtttttATGGTGCAGCCAGGTTTAATTAATTCACAGGTAGCCTCAGACTGTGCTCGGTGGCGCAGAAGAGAGGGCAAACTTTCAGGGGGTCGATGTTGcagtgcattttcttttcctaaattattCCCAGCAGTAAGACAAACCACACAGCGCTGCAGGGCATAGTGGCATGGCGTGAGACCCCCACGCTGAGACCCACCACCCGTGGGCAGCCACAGGGCTGACCCCGACGGCATCAGTTCCCGCTGCTCAGGGCACCTGGGAGGGTGCGTGGGCTCAGCTGGGGCTCACAGGGCGGCATCGGCGCTTCGGCATCCCCTAACCGGGGCCGTGGGAGCTTCTCCCACCCTGGGCCGTGCCGTGGTCGGGCCAGCGGTGCTGGGACTTGCTCCGGACCCCggagctgggagggggaaggcagaTGTCCGCAGCCTGCATCTGTGCTGGGAACCTCAGGAGCCTCGAGGGGTGATGCGGTGGCCCAAGCTCACCCCGGCACGTGGCCCCCAcgaggtgctgggggctgccgcAGCCACGGCCACCACCTTCTCCCCAcgccagccctcctgcctgctcccacgTGTGCCCCGCTCCTGGGCTAAGTGGTATTTAATGCCCAGCCCAGGTATTTAGAGGTCAGCCCAGGTATTTGGTGCCTGTCCCAAGGGCTTGGCGACTGGCCCCAGGGCTCGGTGACTTCCCCAGGGGACGGGTGTCCCGCTCAGGGGCTGCGGCCTGCCTCGCTCCCTGCTCCGGTCCTGGTGCACCAGCTCCCCTGTCCGGTGCTGCCGGGGGTCCCGGCGCGGTGCAGCGGGCGGCGggtccccggggccggcggggcggggcggggaggcggccgcggggcggtACGCGGCGGCGGATCCGCCTCCgttcccgccctccctcccctgcccggTAGCAGGTCTGGGCACGGTTCGCGGGAGCAACTTGGCGGCTcgtccccttcctccctctccccggGCCAGCGCGGCCatggcgggcgggcggccccgccgctcctagagccgccgcagcccgggagccgccgccgccgccgccgggatgAGCGCCCTCGCCTTCGACGACGCGGCCCTGGAGGGGCTGGCGCCGTCCCTCGGCCTCTCCGGGGCCAGCGACATCGACACGGCCCTGCTCAGCGACATCGACGGTGCGTCCCGACCCGGGCAGCGGCGAGTGGGGCCGGGCTCGGTGCATGGCCGGGACCGGGCTGGGGGCATAACCGGGGCTCGGTGCGCGGCCCGGGGGGCTGGGCTCGGTGCACGGCCGGGACCGGGCTCGGTGCGCGGCCGGAGCTGGGGAGACCGGGCTCGGTGCGTGGTCAGGGAACCGGGGACCGGGACgtgaccgggggggggggagcgggttCGGTGCATAACCGGGACTCGGTGCATGGCCGGAGGGCCGGGCTCGGTGCACGGCCGGGCTGAAGGGAGCGGGCTCGGTGCGCGGCCGGGCTGAAGGGAGCGGGCTCGGTGCGCGGCCGGCGCACCGGGGCACAGCCGGAGAGACCGGGCTTCGGTGCCGGGCCCGGCGTGGGGGGGACACCGAGCTGCTGGAGCGCGGAGTGGGTGCAGGGCCGGGCGGTTCGGACTGGCTCCGTTACCGGGGGCCGGTGCGTGGCGGGGGACTCGGGGAGGAGCAGGGTcccgggggctcggggggggggggggggggggggacgacacgggAGGAGGGGGACGGGACACCGGGACCCCCGGGCtggaggtgccggtgccgggacAGCCCCGACGGGGCCCCCGCCGGCCGCAGCATCGTGTCGCCTCTAACCCCGCCCTCCATGACGTCACCGGCGGGGTTACTCCCGGTCATTCCCTCCAGGACGCCTGGGTTCACCGAGCCACCCAGCCGGGATGGGGTGAGGGGGGAGGCTCTACACCGGCCCCGGGGCTGAGCGGAGCATCCCTGGGGCTGGGACCCATCAGCACCCACCTCCCCGCCGAGCTGGGGGTCCGTGGGATGGGGATGCTGCCGAGGGGACACCAGTCCCCAAGGGCACCCGCTCCCCAGTGCCGAGGGGACCCCGCTCCCCGAGGGGACCCGCTCCCCACTGCCGTGGCGCTGAGGTCTTACCCGTGCTGGGTGCAGCATTACCGTGGCTTTAGCCAAAAATTGGGTTTCTCGGCCCTTGGCCAGCCTCGCGCCCGCCTCGCCGCATGCTCCACCGGCTCTGCCGGACCGGCAGAGCCGGTGGAGCATGCGGCGTGGCGGGCACGAGGCTGGCCGAGCTCTCCGATGGTGCCAGGAGCCATATCTTCTTCGGGAGCCGGGGTGGAGGTGGCATCCCAGGGCTGGAGGCTCATCCCAACGGCAATCGGAGCGAATCGGGGCCCGTCCAGGTGCCACCTGCCTCCCCCGGCGAGGTTTTGGCGCAGGCAGGGAAGGATGGTGGCTGCTGGCAAGCAGGAGGGAGCGGTGGTGCGGCTTTGTGCTGGTGCCCCCTTGGGTCCCCTGGGACCCGTGCCAGGGCTGAGCAGTGCCCGGCGCAGACCAGCCGTATCGGGTGAGGGTGTCCCGCAGCGGTGTTTTGCCACGCTCCTTTGCATCACGGCCATCCGGGCCACCTCGTGCCCCACGGTTCCCCCACATGGCCTGACGCTCCACAGGCCGTGGGTTTGCTACCGGTCCCAGGGTGGCCACGGGTTGTCCCTCGTCCCCGTGCCCACCCCGGGGTGACTGTGGGATGCACATCCAGGGATGCGGGTGCCCTATGCCCACCGGGACCTGCCAGGACCCACAGCCATGTGGCTCTGCCCCTCGGGCTCCCATGGCCTGAAGCAGCAGGGTGGGGGCAGCCATGGCACCGCCGGGTGCCTGTGTCATGCTGATGGCATGGGTGGCAGTGGGTGCCACGGGATAGAAATATCTGGTAGGCGCCAGACGGCTGGGAGAGCCGTGCCCATCCCCGGGGCTGGGCAGCAGGaaggggggggcaggagggagcaccCCCTTTCTTGCACCCCCAGACTTTGCTCTCTTGCCCCTGGACCACGGAGGAACCTCGGGGGTCTCTTGAGCCGGGGCGGGGGTTTGAGGCTGGGAACCCCCCCTGGAAGGAAACCCACCTGCGCAGAGAGGGGTGCCGAGGGCTGGATGTCTTTGGGGGGGAAACGGGGCTGTGCAAAGACCCTGGTGCTTGCGGGGTGTCTACTCTGGGCGCTGGGCATTGAGCGAGGAGCGTCACATCGGGCTGGCCGGCCGCGGGGGGCGATGGGGCGGGGGGCGAAGGGGTTAACGGCGGCTGACCCCAAGTAACCGCCGGCGGGTTACAGCAGGGTGTCCGGGAGTAACCCGCTGCCGGGCTCACCTTGGCCCGGCCACGGGGCTGTCTGGGGGCGGCGGGTGGCCGGCGGGCGCGCGGGCGGCGATTGGCGGAGTCGCATCACCCCATCGCCGGCCTCGCTCCAGGCCTggcgcgggcagcggcggggaggGCCGGCGGGGAGGAGGCGCGAACATGGCTTTAAAATATCCCGGTGCCTCGTCGCGGCCCGGCACGGGGCTGAACAGGGGCCGCAGCCTGCTCCCGGGGCCCCCCCGCCGGCATGGAATGCACCTTCGAAGGTACCCCCTCCTCGCCATCCTCCTCCCCGGCCTGGCGGGGTCACTACCGCAGCCCCTCTGGGGGTGCTGCACCCCATGGGGGGGTGTCCGGGGGCTGTGCACTTTGGTGGGGGCATCCCCGGGGTGTGTGCGTGGGGGGGGTGTGCCTGGGGGTATCGCGGTGGGGACATCCTGGGGTCTGTGCGCCCCAGGGGTGTGTGCCTGGGGGTACCGCCGTGGGGGCATCCCGGGACACCTCAGTGGGGGCATCTCCAGACACCCCAATGTGTGGGTGTCGGGGCATTTCAATGGGGACATCCCAGGGCACCCAGGTCCCACTGAGCGGGGCAGACCCCCGAGGCTATTTAACCCCGCGCTTGCCCAGCTGCCCTCCTGGGGGGTGCCGTGGGCAGGCACACCTGGCACGGGGGTCTGGCACATCCCGGTTGTGCCACCCCTCTGTCCCAGCCCGAGCACCCCCTCCCCTTGATACAGGGGCTGCTTTGGGGGTTGTCGGGGTTTCCAGTACAGGATAAGTGAACGAGCTGGCACAAGCCCGTCTCTGCCCCCCTCGACCTCAGAAACAGGCTGAGATCCGCCCTGCCACCCCCAGACCGGGCTGCAAACCTCTGACCGCTGGTGGCCAGGCCCCGGCACCCCGATTGCGAgcaccgtgcctcagtttccctgctggCGGGGTGCCTGGGAggctgtgaggagcagggcacAGCAGATTCCTGGGCTCTCGGGGAATTTTGCCCCTGGGTTATGGGGATCCGTCCCCAAAGCGCTGAGCTGTGGGGTGGGCAGCATGGAGCCAGCCCGGGGACCCCTGGAACTTTGGGGGGCCCCTTCGGAGGTGCTGGGCCGGGGCAGCCACTGacagcacggggggggggggctgtttgcAGACATGCTCCAGCTGATCAACACGCCGGACAATGACTTCTTGGGGCTGTTTGACTCGCCGTTCGGTGCCCCCGACAGCACCGtgccccccggggctcccccccgccccaggcaccCTTGGCACCTACCTGGGGCCCAgcagcctccccccgccgcccccaccgGCAGCGTCTACCCGGGGCCCCCCGGCATGGCGGCCTTcgcccagcagcccccagccccgtgctctGCCGGCGCCGGCCCTGGGTGTCAAGGAGgagccggcggctgtgcccagcagccagccccagcccggcggTGATGTTGGCCCCCAGCTTTGTCCCCACATCCCCCGCCCAGTTCAGCCCCCAGCCCTTGGTGGGCTACCAGAACCAGCACAGCTTGTCCGGTGAGGATTTGGGAGTGCAGGGGGGGGTCGGAGCTCTCTGGGTGGGGGCTTGTTGCGGGGGGGGCTCTTGCTGGAGGGGGAGCTGCATCCCTGCGGGATGGGGCTGCCTGGGGCGGGCCGGGTGCCGGGGCTCCGGTAACGCTGTCCCTCTGCTCCATGCCCAGCCGTGCAGCCTGGGGGTGCGGGgcaggccctgcccagccccctgcccaccccgcagCCAGGCCAGCCCGTAGCACTGCCCGGCCCCGTGCAGAGCGTggcaccccagcagctcctggccccCACCGCCCCTGCCGCCCAGCCCGTCTCACCCCAGATCCAGCCGGTGCCGGTAAGCCCAGGGCCAGGGGTGGGGGTCCCAGTGGTCCCAGTggccaccccagccccgctgacacccccctgcccccaggtCCTGCTGCAGCCCCATTTCATAAAGGCTGACTCCCTACTGCTGACGGCCGTCAAGACGGATGCCGGCAGCGCCAAGACCTCCAGCATCGCCTCCCTGGCCACCAGTGCCAGCGGCTCTGCCACCCCGCTGCAGGTGCCAGTAGGTCCCACGGCCAGGGCGGTCTGGGATGGGGGGATGCTCCGGGACCCCCACCGATGCCACCCCGCATCCCCACAGGCGCTGGTGAGCGGAGGGACCATCCTGGCCACGGTGCCACTGGTGGGTGGACGCCGAGAGCTGCCCATCAACCGGCTGGCGCCCAGCGGGAAGCCGGCGCTGGTGCAGAGCAGGGGGGGAGAAGCGCACGGCGGCACAACGCCATCGAGAAACGCTACCGCTCCTCCATCAACGACAAGATCGTGGAGCTCAAGGACCTGGTGGTGGGCACCGAGGCCAAGGTGGGAGCCCGGGGGGCAGTGGGACAGGGGCTGGGCAAGGGGAGGCTTCTCCTGGCATTTGGGCTGAGCCGTCCCTGTCCGCCGGCAGCTCAACAAGTCGGCAATCCTGAGGGAAGGCGATCGAGTACATCCGCTTCCTGCAGCAGAGCAACCAGAAGCTGAAGCAGGAGAACCTCACCCTGAAGATGGCCGTGCAGAAGAACCGTGAGTGGAAGGGCAGGTCCCGGGGGGTCTCAGCCTCGGCGCTGGGGCTGCCGTACCCCCATAGCACCCCtcagcctgctctgctccccgCAGAGTCCCTGAAGGACCTGGTGGCTTCCTGCAGCAGGGGGGCGAAGGCGGAGGCCCCCATGGAGGTNNNNNNNNNNNNNNNNNNNNNNNNNNNNNNNNNNNNNNNNNNNNNNNNNNNNNNNNNNNNNNNNNNNNNNNNNNNNNNNNNNNNNNNNNNNNNNNNNNNNTTTCACGGTGCCCGCCCCCTTCTAGTGCCATTAGCTCCACCCACCCGGCCCCGCCTCTTCCACCTGGGCTAGCCCCGCCCACCCCCTCTAAGCTTGGCCTACCTATCGCACCTGGCCGCGCCCCTATGCCTCTGTCACTATGTGTAGCCCCGCCCATCTGGCCTGCCCCTGTGAGTAGCtccacccacccctccctttGGCCCCGCCCTCCTCCCTTTGGCCCCACCCTCCTCCCTttggccccgccccccgcgctgACCCGCCCTCTCCCGGGGGGCGCAGGGGGACTTCGCGCAGGGGGCCCAGCACCTGCGGACGGCGCTGGCGGCGCTggggcggccgctgcccgccTCCCACGGGACCTGGCCTGCAGCCTGCTCTGGAGCCTGCTGCGGCACCTGCTCCAGCGCCTCTGGGTGGGCCGCTGGCTGGCCGCCCGCGCCGGGGGGCTGCGCCCCgaccccccgccccccgcccacGTCCGTCAGAGCGCCCGCGACGCCGCCATGGCCTACCACCGCCTGCACCAGCTCCACCTCGCCGGTAcggccccgcgccgcgggggGCTGAGGGACGGGACCCCCTGCGCCCCACATCCCCCCTgagccccccgtccccgtccccgcagggAAGCAGGCCGGGGGGCACCTGCTGGCCATCAACCTGGCGCTGAGCGCCGTCAACCTGGCCGAGTGCGCCGGCGACGCCGTCTCCGTGGCCGCCCTGGCCGAGATCTACGTGGCGGCCGCCCTGCGGGTCAAGGCCAGCCTGCACCGCTGCTTCCACTTCTTGGCTGTGAGTGCAGGGCAGCTCCCTCCACCGTGggacggggggtgtgtgtgtgtgtgtgtgtgtcccccgtgTGTCCCCTGGGACCCAGTCTCGGGTCCCCCCTGACCCCCCGCTCTCCCCGCAGCGCCCCTTCCTCTGCAGCGCCCGGCGCGTGGCCCTGTCCCACGGCGGGGCCGTGCCCCCCGCCATGCAGTGGCTCTGCCACCCCTTGGGCCACCGCTTCTTTGTCGATGGGGACTGGGCCGTCAAGGGCGTCCCGAGGGAGACCATCTACAGCTCTGCCGGCAACCCGGGTAACCCccgccccccagcacccccagcccccagtTTCGGGGTGGAGGCGTACCCGCTCACCACCTCTCTCTGCCGCAGTGGACCCACTGGCGCAGGTGACCCAGCTCTTCCGCGAGCACCTCCTGGAGAAGGCGCTGTGCTGCGTGGCCATGCCCGAGCCCGGCCGCCCCACTGCCCAGGGCGAGGGGTAAGTGCCGGGGTGGGTACCCCGCTCCCTCTGCCCGGCGTGGGGCCGGCCCCGCTCATGGCCCCTCTCCCGGCAGGCGGTTCTCCCGACGCTCTCGAGTACCTCCAGCTGCTCAACGGCTGCTCTGATgccagcggcacccccggccccgcgccctcCATTAGCTCCGGCTTGACGGCCGTCACAGGTGAGGCcggtgtgtcgtccccccccaggGACATTTCATGGGGGGGGCCAGGGAGTGGTGGACACCCCGCTCCCGTGTCCCTCCCGCCCCGCAGGCACCGACCCCGTGTCCAAGTGGTGGGCGTCCGTCATTGGCACAGTTATTCACTGGCTGCAGGGAGACGAGGAAGGGGCCGAGCGCCTCTACCCGCTGGTGGAGACCATGCCCCGGGCGCTGCAGAGCTCTGAGTGAGTGCCGGGGGCatcggggacggggacgggggggggacgacacagcTCATTGCACGCCTCCCCCTCCTTTTTGGGTTGGCACAGCCCTTGCTAACGCACTCTGAGCACCGCGGCTGTGCTGCCCCGTGTCCGCTGAGGGGGGGGCATGGCCATGCCCAGTGAGGGGCCTGCAGTGACCatgtgtgttcccccccccccccccctgctttgCAGGAagcccctgccccgcgccgccCTGCACTCTTTCAGGCCGTCCGGGCCATGCTGAGCAAGCAGGACGGGAGCCAGGCCAGCCTGAGCCACTGCGAGAAggccagcagctgcctgcgggAGAGCCTGGAGCTCGGCAGCCCCCCCAAGGGCACCATTGGACAAGGTGAgtcggggttggggggggggcaaggTGGCCGCCCGCCCTGGGGGGGGGAGCGCCCGGCCCTCGCGGGAGGTGCCCCCGGCCCTCGCGGGGGTGCATTGTAGTTGCATTGCATGTGTCAGACTGGGAGTGCAATGCCCCTGCCATGCAGCCCGGCGGGGGCCCCGCGCAGCAACGCCTGCCCGCAGGGACCTCCTCGGCCCCCCTCGCCGTCCatctgtccgtccgtcccccccgcTCACCCAGCTCCCCctcgccccctcctccccccccctcccccccccaggcggtccagctcctgctgtgcGACCTGCTCCTCGTCACCCGCACCAAcctgtggcagcagcagatgAGCGTCAGCCAGCAGCGCAGCTGCCTCTACCAGGCGTCCGCCCTCGAGCTCCGCGGCTTCCAGCAGGACCTCAGCAGCCTGCGGCGCCTGGCCCAGACCCTCCGTCCCGCCATGCGCCGGGTGAGCCCCCTGACCCTCATCCTGGCGGGTCCCTTTGTCCCCTGCGCCCGGCTGCGCTCACCGTCCGCCCTCCTCCAGGTGTTCCTGCACGAAGCCACCGCCAGGCTCATGGCCCGGGCCAGCCCTACGCGCACCCACCAGCTGCTGGACCGCAGCCTGCGGAGGAGAGGGGTGCAGGGCAGCAAAACAGGTGGGACACGGGGTGGGAGACCACCCCCGGGCGCCGCGCCCCCCGGTGACACCCCGCTTCCCACCCACAGCACCCCCAGCAGCGCTGGGTGATGGGGCGTGGGGGCTTCCTGCCCCATGCTTTGGTGGTGGCACCTGCTCTGGGGTGGGCGAACGGCCCCGTCACCATGCCGGAGCACCCAAGGGAGGGTCGGTGGCTTCCATGGGCAGCCTTGGGGCTGACacccgctctcccccccccccccccccccccgcccttgcaGCCGGCGAGCCGGAGAGTCACCCCACGCCGCGGGAGCACGCCGAGGCCCTGCTGCTGGCCTGCTGCTACCTCCCGCCCAGCTTCCTCTCGGGGGCCGGGCCAGCGCGTGGGCATGCTGGCCGAGGCCGCCCGCACCCTGGAGAAGCTGGGCGACAAACGGACGCTGCACGACTGCCAGCAGATGATCATCAAGCTGGGCAGCGGCACCACCGTCACATCGGGCTagccggggaggaggggggcgggggggggggcatgctGCCAGCCCCCCTGCTAGCCCCCCTGGGTCCGGGACGTAGGGAAGGAGGGTggctgggggtggcggggaggcgcgtgcctcagtttccccccggGACGGGAGCCCCTTCTGCGGGACGGTGTTAGGGAGCAGGTTTTAAGGtgagggggtgggtgggtggggaggggcagggtgATGCCCGGTGACACCGGCGGTGGGTGCGGAGGCTCCCGGCATGGGACAGCCACGCGTGGGGCACCCCAGGTGGGCTCGGCCACCCCGtggctctgtccctgctcctgtcCCCAGCCCGCTTGGGTGACGGGACGTGGGGACCTCTAGTGACACTGTCACAGTATTGCATGGCACTGGAATGCTtggccagcctggccccagtgccctgGCACAGGGTGGGGGCCTGTCCTCACCCCCCTCTCCTGGtgtccctgcccggccccccATGGGTCCCACTGCCGCAGGGGTGGTTTGGGGCGTCTCGGCATTGCCCccattgggggggggaggaggtttGGCCCCATGGTGGCGGCTAAGGGCCCTCTCCCCAACTGTGCCCATGGTAGGCAAGAGGGGCCCCCCCAGCCTGTCTTCCAGCACTGACCAGTCCCCCCAGTTAGGAGCTGCCACCACCCCCGGGCACGGCTGGGCCTGAGCGCTTTCGGAGAAGGGATGGCAGGGTGGCACGGGGCTcccggggggctggtgggtgccctCGTCCCCTTGCTGCGCCCCCTCCCCCTTGTACATAGCCCCCCGCCCTGCCctagcccccccctcccccccgccttgcCTTTTTAAACGGTATTTTCATAGTTGGAGAGTTTTGTACAGACAATTAAAGCTGATTATTTATACCAGTGTGTGCTGGACTGGCGGGGTGGGGACAGACACtgaatttgggggggggatgACACACACAGAGCCTGGCTGGGGCAAGGGGACCCCCTCCCTGGCCGGGCGTCCCTGGCTGTGAGTCCTGCCTTGCCCCCGCAGGGGAGGGCTGCGTGGGATGGGGGGGGACAAGGGTGGCAGGGACGGGGTCACTCAGGGACAAGGGACCCCAAACACACCCTCCTTACCCCAAGACGTGCTGGgggcgcttcccccccccccataccccAGCCCCGCCGCAGCCTCCTCTCCGGCCCAGCCCTACAGCACGACCCTCGGTGCTGGTGGCACCTGGGGACCAAGGGCCAGCcaggggctggcacagccccggggggacccctggcagccccccccccccccccgggaaaaAGAGAGGCCACGAGCAGGGCGCCACGTACTTCCAAAACAATCGTTGTATCTTTATTGACGCTCTGAATGCAATGACCTGTTTTTTActcttaaggaaaataaacatcttTTAGAAACAGCTTGTTACACACAATCTTCAGTGTGAAGCAATATACTAATAAGAACACTAGTCTTAACATTTACAGTcttcatatatattatatatatgtatatgtatacatatatatacactatataatGAGGCAATATATAATACACACGGTTTACCATTTTACAGTCATATGTACAAGATGTCACTAAAAATAGCCAGATTTCAGGCAACGCTGCCAGGGACACcgggattttaatttttttttctttaaattaattatttttattattctttttattttttcccccctctttttttttttttttttttttttaaatgtgtgttttttcGCTCCCGTGTCCGAGGCAAGCCGCTGAAACGACAGACATTTTGTGGCCAGCAAACCTTGAGGGTGAGGGCTGGGTGGGACGGAGGGGACGCGACAGCCGGCGGGGACACGGGGAGCTGGCTctgcggggggggacggacggatgGGGCCAGGGCTGCACCCCGCCTTTGCAGGATGCTTCGCAGGTCGGGGCAGCTGGCGGCTCTGTTTTTAGGATGGGATTTGGGGTTAATTCACCCTGGGTTGGTTATTTGCTACCCGCGCCAGGGTGCGGGTGGTGCAAGGTTGGGGGTGCGCGGGGTGCGGAGGTTGGGGAGTCATGCAGGGCACCCTGTGGGGACACAGGTGGGGGGCGATCCCAGTGCTGGgcagccccccagctcccccgAGGCGGCCGGGAAGGGAAGCGATAGCCGAGGGAGCCGAGCGAacccagcacccagggcagcGAGGGGTGAGCCAGGGCCACGCAGAGGGAGGAAGCaagtgcctcctcctcctccggcaagGACCCTGCTGCCGGCTGGAAGCCATTTCTGGGCTGCTTGCGCCCTCTTGCACCAGGATAAAACCCTGGGGTTCAGCATCCAGGCCATGGGGTTTGCACCCAGAGCCGTGGGTTTCAGCACCCAGAGCCATGGGGTTCAGCGCCCAGGCCACGGGGTTTGCACAAGCGCAGGGAGCAAAGCCCGTCCCCAGCAAGAGGAGCTGCAGAGGAGGTGCTGGCGAGGCcgagcagagggaggagggtgGGTTTTTGGGGTCCCAGGGAGCAGGACCAGgggtccctgtcccagcagcgccAGCACCCCATGGAGCGGGAGGGTGGTGGGTGCAATGGGCCGGGGGCCGGAGGGAGGGattggggctggggcagcccggTGGGCACCCACCAGCCCAGCCAAGCGCCCTTCACCCCGGTGGGGACCCGGCCGCCCGGCGCAGGGGCTGGC
Encoded proteins:
- the SREBF1 gene encoding LOW QUALITY PROTEIN: sterol regulatory element-binding protein 1 (The sequence of the model RefSeq protein was modified relative to this genomic sequence to represent the inferred CDS: inserted 5 bases in 4 codons; deleted 4 bases in 4 codons); translated protein: MSALAFDDAALEGLAPSLGLSGASDIDTALLSDIDDMLQLINTPDNDFLGLFDSPFGAPDSTVPPGAPPRPRHPWHLPGAQQPPPAAPTGSVYPGPPGMAAFAQQPPAPALPAPALGVKEEPAAVPSSQPQXPAVMLAPSFVPTSPAQFSPQPLVGYQNQHSLSAVQPGGAGQALPSPLPTPQPGQPVALPGPVQSVAPQQLLAPTAPAAQPVSPQIQPVPVLLQPHFIKADSLLLTAVKTDAGSAKTSSIASLATSASGSATPLQVPALVSGGTILATVPLVGGRRELPINRLAPSGKPALVQSRGXRSARRHNAIEKRYRSSINDKIVELKDLVVGTEAKLNKSAILRKAIEYIRFLQQSNQKLKQENLTLKMAVQKNQSLKDLVASCSRGAKAEAPMEGDFAQGAQHLRTALAALGRPLPASHXDLACSLLWSLLRHLLQRLWVGRWLAARAGGLRPDPPPPAHVRQSARDAAMAYHRLHQLHLAGKQAGGHLLAINLALSAVNLAECAGDAVSVAALAEIYVAAALRVKASLHRCFHFLARPFLCSARRVALSHGGAVPPAMQWLCHPLGHRFFVDGDWAVKGVPRETIYSSAGNPVDPLAQVTQLFREHLLEKALCCVAMPEPGRPTAQGEGRFSDALEYLQLLNGCSDASGTPGPAPSISSGLTAVTGTDPVSKWWASVIGTVIHWLQGDEEGAERLYPLVETMPRALQSSEKPLPRAALHSFRXVRAMLSKQDGSQASLSHCEKASSCLRESLELGSPPKGTIPQAVQLLLCDLLLVTRTNLWQQQMSVSQQRSCLYQASALELRGFQQDLSSLRRLAQTLRPAMRRVFLHEATARLMARASPTRTHQLLDRSLRRRGVQGSKTAGEPESHPTPREHAEALLLACCYLPPSFLSGPGQRVGMLAEAARTLEKLGDKRTLHDCQQMIIKLGSGTTVTSG